One region of Syntrophobacter fumaroxidans MPOB genomic DNA includes:
- a CDS encoding efflux RND transporter periplasmic adaptor subunit, with translation MQKSCRMNTLLKRTAWLACCAMLFLAPAAGICAGAQPGRAAAEVKTGDILLQGKLMCPLKRQVAVPFRGIVTTVKVHAAQAVKKGEVLARYRLGAEVIMQLRRRLSPSQISEMGTQLAEIDKNLSSLEVRRKELRELSSRNMAPAQSLNQVEKEIQLASRHRVSIESRLRLEQQLARDDLLVLKEQLGQAVNASSIPEEVSLVAPIDGYVIAVSPDLREGAEVGPGTPAFIVGAMDPMVMRSQVHEMDAIHVAVGDKASVSFDSIPGKTFEGKVSRLSWSPAGAALEQPSYYEMEVLLPNPDLALKDGFKGQIVLPGTKATGR, from the coding sequence ATGCAAAAGTCATGTAGAATGAACACCCTGTTGAAACGGACGGCTTGGCTTGCCTGTTGTGCGATGTTGTTCCTTGCCCCTGCCGCCGGCATTTGCGCCGGGGCCCAGCCGGGCCGGGCGGCGGCCGAGGTGAAAACCGGCGATATCCTGCTGCAGGGGAAATTGATGTGCCCCTTGAAGCGGCAGGTGGCGGTGCCTTTTCGCGGAATCGTGACGACCGTGAAGGTTCACGCCGCACAGGCGGTGAAAAAAGGGGAGGTCCTTGCGCGGTATCGGCTGGGGGCTGAAGTGATCATGCAGTTGCGGCGCAGGCTCTCTCCTTCTCAGATCAGTGAGATGGGAACTCAGTTGGCCGAGATCGACAAGAACCTGTCGTCCCTCGAGGTCAGGCGCAAGGAACTCCGGGAGCTGTCCTCCCGGAATATGGCCCCGGCCCAAAGCCTGAATCAGGTGGAGAAGGAGATTCAACTGGCCTCGCGGCACCGCGTTTCCATCGAGTCCCGCCTGCGCCTGGAGCAGCAACTGGCCCGGGACGATCTTCTCGTGTTGAAGGAGCAGCTGGGCCAGGCGGTCAACGCGAGCAGCATTCCGGAAGAGGTGTCTCTCGTCGCCCCCATCGACGGATACGTCATCGCGGTGAGCCCCGACCTTCGGGAGGGGGCTGAGGTCGGTCCGGGGACGCCGGCGTTTATTGTCGGTGCGATGGACCCGATGGTGATGCGCTCCCAGGTGCATGAAATGGATGCCATTCATGTTGCCGTCGGGGACAAGGCGTCCGTGTCCTTCGACTCGATCCCCGGAAAGACCTTCGAGGGCAAAGTGAGCCGCCTGTCCTGGTCTCCGGCGGGGGCGGCGCTCGAACAGCCTTCGTACTATGAAATGGAAGTTTTGCTGCCCAATCCCGATCTTGCCCTGAAAGACGGTTTCAAGGGGCAGATCGTTCTTCCCGGGACGAAAGCGACCGGGCGTTGA
- a CDS encoding TolC family protein codes for MMIWLSGLLFGVGVGRADEDVMPGKDVFPQGRKTFSECVRLAITQSPFLTVSSLEVQLKRLDEADSKYSLFPSLSLHSRYYFDQPKFQNEDPKPYTLAFVTDGYNPIEAYVTLQAQKLITQIAIYGHLRIISESIHRIASGFLELDALEEMGALQREVVELAERNVDYVSRRVGTGGATPLDSRVAAQDVELANLEGRKIASSKETIQDGLKALLGLPADQVLELDLRDARIQVLDHAGPNSHTLDQARANSYDLKIEALKKELQTRNIKLAYTRFFPTFSLGLQSTDPLSGIDSNGYFFSIGFDLPLWDGLKRYRNVGRQETVLKQFRNQATQKDLDIVSKWKTGVEKASEAAAELKLARTQVELMELKQQQGEIGYQSGRIPFSGLLADKKACLEARKNARIKTLEYDKALLNLRFLSGELSKAYVDAKVM; via the coding sequence ATGATGATCTGGTTGAGCGGCCTGCTGTTCGGCGTCGGCGTCGGGCGTGCGGATGAGGATGTCATGCCCGGCAAGGACGTGTTTCCGCAGGGCAGGAAGACTTTTTCGGAATGTGTGAGGCTGGCGATCACCCAGTCGCCGTTTCTCACCGTCAGTTCCCTGGAGGTCCAGCTCAAGCGGCTGGACGAGGCAGACAGCAAATATTCCCTGTTCCCGTCGCTTTCGTTGCACAGCCGCTACTATTTCGACCAGCCCAAATTTCAGAACGAAGACCCCAAGCCCTACACGCTGGCTTTCGTGACCGACGGATACAATCCCATCGAGGCCTATGTCACCCTCCAGGCCCAAAAGTTGATCACTCAAATCGCCATCTACGGTCACCTGCGCATTATTTCGGAGAGCATCCACAGGATAGCTTCCGGCTTTCTCGAACTGGACGCCCTGGAAGAGATGGGCGCTCTTCAACGGGAGGTCGTCGAGCTGGCTGAACGGAATGTCGATTATGTCTCGAGGCGCGTCGGCACGGGAGGGGCAACCCCGCTGGACTCCCGGGTCGCCGCCCAGGATGTGGAATTGGCGAATTTGGAGGGCCGGAAGATCGCCTCGTCCAAAGAAACGATTCAGGACGGGTTGAAGGCCCTGCTCGGGCTTCCGGCCGACCAGGTCCTGGAGCTGGACCTGCGTGACGCGCGAATCCAGGTCCTGGATCACGCCGGCCCGAATTCCCATACGCTCGATCAGGCCCGGGCCAACTCCTACGACCTCAAGATCGAAGCCCTCAAAAAAGAGCTCCAGACGCGGAACATCAAACTGGCCTATACGAGGTTCTTTCCCACGTTTTCACTCGGACTCCAGTCAACGGATCCGTTGAGCGGCATCGACAGCAACGGGTACTTCTTCTCCATCGGCTTCGATCTTCCCCTTTGGGACGGGTTGAAGCGCTACCGCAACGTCGGCCGCCAGGAGACCGTGCTGAAGCAGTTCCGGAACCAGGCGACCCAGAAGGACCTCGATATCGTCTCCAAGTGGAAGACCGGCGTGGAAAAAGCGTCCGAAGCCGCCGCGGAGCTGAAACTGGCACGCACCCAGGTGGAACTGATGGAACTCAAGCAACAGCAGGGGGAAATCGGCTACCAGTCCGGGCGCATTCCTTTTTCCGGCTTGCTGGCGGACAAGAAAGCCTGCCTCGAAGCCCGCAAGAATGCCCGCATCAAGACTCTGGAGTACGATAAGGCGCTGTTGAACCTTCGTTTTCTGTCCGGAGAACTGTCAAAGGCCTATGTCGATGCAAAAGTCATGTAG
- a CDS encoding ABC transporter ATP-binding protein: MHRHRPEEPVIEICDLTRSFENGVGMIPVLHRVDLTIYPGEMVAIMGPSGSGKSTLLAILGLFLAPSSGTYKVLDRNVLELSRAAQAEFRRNVVGFVFQSCNLIEHSTVYENLEYPLIYAGIRRRERTGRILDALTRVNMSHRLHHPSNLLSGGEQQRVAVARAVVNRPRIILADEPTGQLDRSNGQMVMDYFNHFVEDEETAVVLVTHDPEVAARCHRICYLEDGVLVSRGRPGVFRSRSSSVHTPGEA, encoded by the coding sequence TTGCATCGACATCGACCCGAGGAACCTGTCATCGAGATCTGCGATCTGACCAGGAGTTTTGAGAACGGGGTGGGGATGATCCCCGTTCTGCACAGGGTGGACCTTACGATATACCCCGGGGAGATGGTCGCCATCATGGGGCCTTCGGGCTCCGGGAAATCCACTCTCCTTGCCATCCTCGGGCTTTTTCTCGCGCCTTCCTCCGGGACCTACAAAGTGCTCGACCGAAATGTCCTGGAACTGTCCCGCGCCGCCCAGGCCGAGTTCCGAAGGAACGTCGTCGGCTTCGTATTCCAGAGCTGCAACCTGATCGAACATTCCACGGTTTACGAGAACCTGGAGTATCCCCTGATTTACGCCGGCATCAGGCGGCGCGAGAGAACGGGGCGTATCCTCGACGCCCTGACGCGCGTCAACATGAGCCATCGCCTGCACCATCCTTCGAATCTTCTCTCAGGCGGGGAACAACAGCGGGTGGCGGTGGCCCGGGCGGTTGTCAACCGCCCCAGGATCATTCTGGCGGATGAGCCCACGGGACAACTGGATCGCAGCAATGGGCAGATGGTCATGGACTACTTCAATCATTTCGTGGAGGATGAAGAGACCGCGGTCGTGCTGGTGACCCATGACCCCGAAGTCGCGGCCCGCTGCCACAGGATATGCTATCTCGAGGACGGAGTCCTGGTCTCGCGGGGGCGCCCCGGCGTATTCCGGAGCCGGTCGTCCTCGGTTCATACGCCGGGCGAAGCTTAA
- a CDS encoding ABC transporter permease, with protein MRRYLGVVLAITVGTAGFIVVITMGQEVKKTLNTDLDLLGGATLVKVRFEEYLPNRDRFSKPPTFQSETVNALKTMQGVQAVSAAAAKMTWGTSTWYNARRSFAVLAADGLFFRVNGLAPVSGELFGADAVNERARIVVIGEELARSLFETADATGRILPIDKDLFLVTGVLGGTLAGDRVNSAFIPLTTGRDRLENLGPVDRLYIRCSSWDDVARVAEAVPAMVGMHQSAERLRVDVAWDPLKRVQRIAWWIEVFVYLAIVATLVLGGFGIWNGMMAAVQARTREIGLKKAMGAEDRDILIQFLIESLFLSSGSAAMGVLLGRVCVETMSSFLKCRPPEELFATCVMMGIGFSVLLGIGAGFYPSLRASRMEVVSAIRYE; from the coding sequence ATGCGACGATACCTCGGGGTGGTCCTGGCCATCACCGTGGGGACCGCCGGCTTCATCGTGGTCATAACGATGGGGCAGGAGGTCAAGAAAACGCTCAATACGGACCTGGACCTGCTGGGGGGAGCGACCCTCGTCAAAGTGCGTTTCGAGGAATACCTGCCCAACCGCGATCGGTTCTCCAAGCCTCCCACATTCCAATCCGAGACGGTAAACGCCCTGAAGACCATGCAGGGGGTGCAGGCGGTGAGTGCGGCCGCCGCAAAAATGACCTGGGGCACTTCCACGTGGTATAATGCGCGTCGTAGTTTCGCCGTACTGGCCGCCGACGGCCTTTTCTTCAGAGTGAACGGCCTGGCGCCGGTCTCGGGGGAGCTGTTCGGCGCGGATGCCGTGAATGAACGGGCCCGGATCGTGGTGATCGGGGAAGAGCTGGCGCGGAGCCTGTTTGAGACCGCCGACGCCACGGGCCGGATTCTGCCCATCGACAAGGATCTTTTCCTGGTCACCGGAGTGCTTGGGGGGACCCTGGCCGGCGACCGGGTCAATTCCGCCTTCATTCCGCTCACGACCGGCCGGGATCGCCTTGAAAATCTCGGTCCCGTGGACCGCCTCTACATCCGCTGTTCTTCCTGGGACGACGTCGCCAGAGTGGCCGAAGCGGTTCCCGCAATGGTGGGAATGCATCAGTCGGCCGAAAGGCTGCGGGTCGATGTCGCCTGGGATCCGTTGAAGCGTGTCCAACGGATTGCCTGGTGGATCGAAGTCTTTGTCTACCTCGCCATAGTCGCAACCCTGGTGCTCGGGGGGTTCGGAATCTGGAACGGGATGATGGCGGCCGTGCAGGCCAGGACCCGGGAGATCGGCCTGAAAAAAGCGATGGGCGCGGAAGACAGGGATATCCTGATTCAGTTCCTGATCGAATCGCTGTTCCTCAGTTCCGGTTCCGCCGCGATGGGCGTCCTTCTGGGACGGGTGTGCGTCGAGACGATGAGCTCCTTTCTGAAATGCCGCCCTCCCGAGGAATTGTTTGCAACCTGCGTGATGATGGGGATCGGTTTTTCGGTTTTGCTGGGGATAGGGGCCGGATTCTATCCGTCTTTGCGAGCCAGCCGCATGGAAGTGGTATCTGCGATCCGGTATGAATAA
- a CDS encoding aminotransferase class I/II-fold pyridoxal phosphate-dependent enzyme: MTLKERCYPFAHMIRTGKEEGIYPYFRPVTRTWGPEVDVGDRHLIMVGSNDYLGLTHDPRVREAAIRSLSSYGTGPGGSRFLCGNMALHEVLEDRLAAFVGKKRAIVHTTGFSVNLGAIGCLLNSDDVILCDREDHYSIFEGCRSSRAKIVPFPHNDVEAASRKLAHAVQKHPDGVVILITEGVFSMSGDVAPLADFARLKKKYPNLWMYLDDAHGLGVMGPGGKGTAAHCGVTSQIDFIMGTFSKALASIGGFIASDDDDIIEYMKHNSKTLIFSAALPASNVATVLACLDVLEEEPERIQRLRDITRQVREGYRRIGLAVRESETPIIPIRIGPEEKAYVFAQELFENGVFALPAVFPAVPKGQAVIRTAYMSTHEQRHIDYVLETVDRLARKHRIRSVDLPESEAFLEPCDFAAAKSCGAQ; encoded by the coding sequence ATGACGCTGAAGGAGCGTTGTTATCCGTTCGCTCACATGATTCGGACCGGTAAGGAAGAGGGGATTTATCCCTACTTCAGACCGGTGACCAGAACATGGGGGCCCGAGGTGGATGTGGGAGATCGTCATCTGATCATGGTCGGCTCGAACGATTACCTCGGCCTGACCCATGATCCGCGGGTGAGAGAGGCGGCAATTCGCTCCCTGAGCAGTTATGGAACCGGACCGGGAGGTTCGCGTTTTCTGTGCGGGAATATGGCCCTGCATGAAGTGCTCGAGGACCGCCTGGCGGCTTTTGTCGGGAAGAAACGGGCAATCGTGCACACCACCGGTTTTTCGGTCAATCTGGGCGCAATCGGCTGCCTGCTGAACTCGGATGACGTGATTCTGTGCGACAGAGAGGACCACTACAGCATTTTCGAGGGCTGCCGGTCATCGCGGGCCAAGATCGTTCCGTTCCCCCACAATGACGTGGAAGCTGCGTCCCGCAAGCTGGCGCATGCGGTTCAGAAGCATCCCGACGGAGTCGTTATTCTGATCACCGAGGGCGTGTTCAGCATGTCGGGCGACGTTGCGCCGCTCGCCGATTTTGCACGGCTGAAGAAGAAGTATCCGAATCTGTGGATGTACCTTGACGACGCTCACGGACTGGGGGTCATGGGGCCGGGGGGCAAGGGAACCGCGGCCCACTGCGGGGTGACCTCCCAGATCGATTTCATCATGGGCACTTTCAGCAAGGCACTGGCGTCCATCGGTGGCTTCATCGCTTCCGACGATGACGACATCATCGAGTACATGAAACACAACTCGAAGACGCTGATCTTTTCGGCCGCTTTGCCGGCCAGCAACGTCGCCACGGTACTTGCCTGTCTGGATGTGCTGGAGGAAGAGCCGGAGAGGATTCAGCGCCTGCGGGACATCACTCGCCAGGTCCGCGAAGGCTATCGCCGAATCGGATTGGCCGTCAGGGAGTCGGAGACTCCGATCATCCCCATCCGGATCGGTCCCGAGGAAAAAGCCTACGTGTTCGCTCAGGAGCTTTTTGAAAACGGCGTTTTTGCGCTGCCCGCGGTATTCCCCGCCGTTCCCAAGGGACAGGCGGTGATTCGCACTGCGTACATGAGCACTCATGAACAGCGGCACATCGACTACGTGCTCGAGACCGTGGACCGGTTGGCCAGAAAGCACCGGATCCGCAGCGTGGATCTGCCGGAAAGCGAAGCGTTCCTCGAACCGTGCGACTTTGCTGCCGCCAAGTCCTGCGGGGCGCAGTAG
- a CDS encoding TVP38/TMEM64 family protein: MKNHTWKLSNVDFQKYGSRILLACLLFAAVAVSLFFLPVKKYVLEVLEWTRHLGPLGPLVVVLSFLVACVLPIPGSILAMGSGFLFGPFGGTATAATGCTLGACFAFILGRTIARSWVERRIAASVRLSAFDETLGDHGFKIIMLMRLSSVFPFVPLSYALGATRVSFRDHAIASAIGMFPIVAAYAYIGSAAGNLADVISGRTLMGNPQQFLYWGGLGVILVVVFLLIRYAGRAFRVAAGRARAVEDGADGMGRYEARREDRDWL; this comes from the coding sequence ATGAAAAACCATACCTGGAAGCTATCCAATGTGGATTTTCAGAAATACGGCTCACGGATTCTGCTGGCTTGCCTGCTTTTCGCGGCCGTAGCGGTTTCGCTGTTTTTCCTGCCGGTCAAGAAATACGTGCTGGAAGTCCTGGAATGGACGAGGCACCTGGGGCCGCTCGGCCCTCTTGTGGTCGTCTTGTCTTTTCTGGTGGCATGCGTGCTGCCGATTCCGGGGTCGATTCTGGCCATGGGATCGGGATTTCTCTTCGGTCCTTTCGGCGGGACCGCCACAGCGGCAACCGGCTGCACTCTGGGAGCCTGTTTTGCATTCATCCTGGGACGAACCATCGCCCGAAGCTGGGTGGAGCGGAGAATTGCCGCCAGCGTCCGACTCTCGGCTTTTGACGAGACCCTGGGAGATCACGGGTTCAAGATCATCATGCTCATGCGGTTGAGCTCGGTGTTTCCTTTCGTGCCGTTGAGTTACGCGCTCGGCGCGACGCGGGTGTCCTTCCGGGATCATGCGATTGCCTCGGCCATAGGCATGTTTCCCATCGTGGCCGCCTACGCCTATATCGGTTCGGCTGCCGGAAACCTGGCGGACGTGATATCCGGGCGCACGTTGATGGGTAACCCGCAGCAGTTCCTGTACTGGGGTGGTCTGGGCGTCATTCTGGTGGTTGTCTTCCTGTTGATCCGTTATGCGGGCAGGGCCTTCAGAGTGGCCGCGGGACGGGCCCGGGCCGTGGAAGACGGGGCGGATGGGATGGGGCGCTACGAGGCCCGGCGGGAAGACCGGGACTGGTTGTAA
- a CDS encoding glycosyltransferase family 9 protein produces MNARQKIRIDRMFGAPVAYMLNVAARVLGCVLRRDHSFPGRPGVICIAKFVGMGSILSAGPMLQSIRRRYPGARLVFISSRNNAPLLQRMTLVDECLYISEASLPAIAGTTLKVVWKLWRLRPALYLDLELYSFYSSILATLSCARNRAGFYRKSTEFKDGLFTHLIFFNTGMPVEALYLQMSIAAGAGADHEAPEDVSIAILEKDRDEFSVFAKGWLEPGDRLLAVNPNASDLCLERRWPTACFAETIKALLDRIPSLKVVLTGSPGEREHVEGLASVFDGYQGRVRNAAGRLSLGGFLALLNRADCFLTNDSGPMHMAFALKRPAVALFGPGHPTHYVPRHAGADSLIFYEHILCSPCLYHSDLPPCRGDNQCMKMIASEKVTAACLALLWPEGVSIEDRAPPTWKPAPRRPINRTPDGRPLGTIAFRH; encoded by the coding sequence ATGAATGCCAGGCAGAAGATACGGATTGACCGGATGTTCGGCGCTCCCGTCGCGTATATGCTCAACGTCGCCGCGCGCGTGCTTGGCTGCGTACTGCGCCGGGACCACTCCTTCCCGGGCAGGCCGGGAGTGATCTGCATTGCGAAGTTCGTCGGCATGGGGAGCATACTGTCCGCCGGTCCCATGCTCCAATCCATCCGGCGACGTTACCCGGGCGCCCGGCTGGTCTTCATCAGCAGCAGGAACAACGCTCCCCTGCTGCAAAGGATGACGCTGGTTGACGAATGCCTCTACATCTCCGAAGCCTCGCTTCCGGCCATCGCCGGTACGACGCTGAAAGTCGTGTGGAAATTGTGGCGGTTGCGTCCCGCGCTGTACTTGGATCTTGAATTGTATTCCTTCTACTCGAGCATCCTCGCCACGCTCAGTTGTGCCCGGAACAGGGCCGGATTCTATCGGAAGTCCACGGAATTCAAGGACGGTCTGTTCACCCACCTCATTTTTTTCAACACCGGCATGCCGGTGGAGGCGCTGTACCTGCAGATGTCCATCGCGGCCGGGGCCGGCGCCGACCACGAGGCTCCGGAAGACGTGTCCATTGCGATCCTCGAAAAGGATCGGGATGAATTCTCGGTCTTCGCGAAAGGCTGGCTGGAACCCGGCGACCGATTGCTGGCGGTCAATCCCAATGCGTCGGACCTTTGCCTGGAAAGGCGGTGGCCGACGGCCTGCTTTGCCGAGACGATCAAGGCGCTGCTCGATCGCATACCGTCTCTCAAGGTGGTCCTGACGGGAAGTCCTGGTGAAAGGGAGCACGTCGAAGGGCTTGCTTCGGTGTTTGACGGGTATCAGGGACGCGTACGAAACGCGGCGGGGAGATTGTCCCTGGGGGGGTTCCTGGCGTTGCTGAACCGGGCGGATTGCTTTCTGACGAACGATTCCGGGCCGATGCACATGGCGTTCGCCCTGAAACGGCCGGCGGTGGCCTTGTTCGGACCGGGGCATCCGACGCACTACGTTCCCCGGCATGCCGGTGCCGACAGCCTGATCTTTTACGAGCACATCCTGTGCAGTCCGTGCCTGTATCACAGCGATCTTCCCCCATGCCGGGGAGACAACCAGTGCATGAAAATGATCGCGTCGGAGAAGGTGACCGCGGCATGCCTCGCCCTGCTGTGGCCGGAGGGCGTGTCCATCGAGGATCGAGCACCGCCGACGTGGAAACCCGCACCTCGCCGCCCGATCAATCGAACCCCCGACGGCAGACCTTTGGGGACGATTGCCTTCCGGCATTAG